In Ignavibacteriales bacterium, the following proteins share a genomic window:
- a CDS encoding ribonuclease HII → MKHSCVSLEIERALWLQGIEHIAGVDEAGRGPLAGPVVAAAVVFPRDLTIEHVDDSKKCTAKQREALFTLIMEQAICVGVGVVDHEVIDRINILQATILAMRKSIESMNIQPEYAIIDGNSFKHETLKFQNIIRGDETSFTIAAASIVAKVTRDRLMRDLDIQFPQYGFAQHKGYGTRQHIDAIRTYGFCEIHRRSFHPSALQGKLL, encoded by the coding sequence ATGAAACATTCTTGCGTCAGTCTTGAAATAGAACGCGCGTTATGGCTGCAAGGCATCGAACACATTGCAGGTGTAGATGAAGCCGGCCGGGGCCCGCTTGCAGGACCCGTCGTCGCAGCGGCAGTTGTCTTCCCCAGAGATCTTACCATAGAGCATGTGGATGATTCTAAGAAATGTACAGCAAAACAGCGGGAAGCATTGTTCACGTTAATTATGGAACAAGCCATTTGTGTTGGTGTCGGCGTTGTCGATCACGAAGTGATTGATCGAATTAATATTCTGCAGGCGACCATTTTGGCAATGAGGAAATCGATAGAGAGTATGAATATTCAGCCGGAATATGCAATTATCGATGGTAATTCTTTTAAGCATGAAACGCTGAAATTCCAAAACATTATTCGAGGCGATGAAACGTCTTTCACGATTGCTGCCGCTTCAATCGTTGCGAAAGTGACGCGTGATCGGCTCATGCGCGACCTTGATATTCAATTTCCACAATATGGCTTTGCCCAACATAAAGGTTATGGGACACGCCAACACATTGACGCTATCCGCACGTACGGATTCTGCGAAATTCATCGTAGATCGTTTCATCCGTCCGCTCTTCAAGGAAAATTATTATAG
- a CDS encoding YraN family protein — translation MPPINRRIQGKAGEDLAARFLERNGFKIIDRNYRFERGEIDLIAEEGDELVFVEVKARRSTVFGAPEDAVTEEKQEQVQRVADGYLFEHDIDNRLCRFDVVAIEFKDGKADIRHIKNAF, via the coding sequence ATGCCGCCGATCAATCGTCGAATTCAAGGAAAAGCCGGAGAAGATTTAGCTGCACGGTTTCTTGAACGAAACGGTTTTAAAATAATAGACCGTAATTACCGTTTTGAACGGGGCGAGATTGATCTGATTGCAGAAGAAGGTGATGAGTTAGTCTTTGTAGAAGTCAAGGCACGACGCTCTACAGTGTTCGGAGCGCCGGAAGATGCAGTAACGGAAGAAAAACAGGAACAGGTGCAGAGAGTTGCCGACGGTTATCTGTTCGAGCACGATATTGATAATCGTCTATGCCGGTTCGATGTTGTTGCGATTGAATTCAAAGATGGTAAAGCAGATATTCGGCATATAAAAAATGCATTTTAA
- a CDS encoding nicotinate phosphoribosyltransferase has protein sequence MRVFDSHAALFTDYYQLTMAQGYLLSGRAETKAVFDFFFRENPFGNGYVVFAGLSDLLEILEKLRFEDSEIEYIRSLGFKEEFLRYLFNFRFSGTVHAMREGELIFPLEPIVRVEGTLFETQFIETILLNLLNFQSLIATKASRIRFAAGNRRIIDVGLRRAQGLGGIQASKAAIIGGLDATSNVYAAFRYSLQLAGTQSHSWIQSFGDELTAFRAYAEIYPEDCTLLVDTYNVMRSGLPNALIVAKEMEERGKKLKAIRLDTGDLAHLSKKARAILDAAKLSYVQIVVSNQLDELLISSLLQQGAPIDAFGIGTRLLTAYSCPALQGVYKPSVIGEQPILKFAESYAKTTLPGRKKVVRYFDPMGHFDSDGIMMETEDDIEVFYDPFHTEQQHSVGGLIPRPLMQKVMEDGHIIGPLPTPTESARYVSQRFSCLPGECKRFENPQHFKVGLSPSLMRLRTFLFEQIQKGSLAKK, from the coding sequence ATGAGAGTCTTCGATTCACATGCTGCGCTCTTCACAGATTACTACCAGCTCACGATGGCGCAGGGATATTTATTATCAGGGAGAGCTGAAACAAAGGCAGTCTTCGATTTCTTTTTCCGCGAAAATCCTTTTGGCAACGGCTATGTCGTTTTTGCTGGGCTCAGCGACCTTCTGGAGATTCTCGAAAAATTGCGGTTTGAAGATAGCGAGATTGAATATATTCGGTCCCTGGGGTTCAAAGAAGAATTTCTTCGCTATCTTTTTAATTTTCGTTTTTCGGGAACAGTTCACGCAATGAGGGAAGGTGAACTTATATTTCCGTTAGAACCAATTGTTCGTGTAGAGGGAACCCTTTTCGAAACGCAGTTCATCGAAACGATACTTCTTAATTTATTAAATTTCCAATCGCTGATAGCTACGAAAGCATCACGTATCCGGTTTGCAGCTGGCAATCGGAGAATCATTGATGTTGGATTGCGCCGGGCACAAGGATTAGGAGGCATTCAAGCAAGTAAAGCCGCTATCATTGGTGGATTAGATGCGACCTCAAATGTCTACGCAGCTTTCCGTTACTCGCTCCAGTTAGCTGGTACACAATCTCATTCATGGATTCAAAGTTTCGGTGATGAACTTACTGCCTTCCGCGCATACGCGGAAATTTATCCGGAAGATTGCACACTTCTTGTTGATACGTATAATGTTATGAGAAGTGGACTTCCCAATGCATTAATTGTAGCAAAAGAAATGGAAGAGAGAGGAAAAAAACTTAAAGCCATCCGGCTTGACACGGGCGATCTTGCACATTTGAGCAAGAAAGCTCGTGCAATACTGGATGCCGCAAAACTTAGCTACGTGCAAATTGTTGTCTCGAATCAACTTGATGAATTGCTTATTAGTAGTCTTCTTCAACAAGGTGCACCTATTGACGCATTTGGCATTGGTACACGACTCTTAACTGCATATAGTTGTCCTGCGTTACAAGGCGTATACAAACCAAGCGTCATTGGAGAACAGCCTATATTAAAATTTGCGGAAAGCTATGCGAAGACTACGCTGCCCGGACGGAAAAAAGTCGTACGCTATTTTGATCCTATGGGCCATTTCGATTCAGACGGTATCATGATGGAAACAGAAGATGACATCGAAGTATTCTACGATCCATTTCATACAGAGCAGCAGCATAGTGTTGGAGGATTGATTCCAAGGCCGCTTATGCAAAAAGTGATGGAAGATGGACATATCATTGGCCCATTGCCGACTCCGACGGAAAGTGCCCGCTATGTATCACAAAGGTTTTCTTGTTTACCTGGAGAATGTAAACGTTTCGAAAATCCACAGCATTTTAAGGTTGGTCTTAGCCCTTCATTGATGAGATTGCGTACATTCTTGTTTGAACAAATACAAAAAGGTTCATTGGCGAAGAAGTAA